From the Cydia pomonella isolate Wapato2018A chromosome 11, ilCydPomo1, whole genome shotgun sequence genome, one window contains:
- the LOC133522810 gene encoding uncharacterized protein LOC133522810, whose translation MDLSKDEVFTLINAYRSQRVLWDTNHKGYFNKQIKTKAWQIVADAVGVDLENAKRKMASLLGSFRREKSRGKKINKNDPASPVQYKSDWFAFKAFSFLLDPALSPVKLDSGPPQQEISNNFENYNEDEENEIIASQYEHNYLVPDTIVSDIPQDITIASFPKPISITPRTKRSMSSHHENSECPAKRDCREPHTPNESVRKDATAKFAKYLEAKLNLFNPTASAILIHKINQLIFEAEMSSISQPHSFSMASVSPKSNWTPSPPHINPLVQIEVSRYDDEDDEDKKDAIVNMP comes from the exons ATGGACTTGAGCAAAGACGAAGTGTTTACTTTGATAAACGCATACCGTAGCCAAAGAGTACTATGGGACACGAATCATAAAGGATATTTCAACAAGCAGATCAAAACAAAAGCGTGGCAGATTGTTGCAGACGCAGTTGGCGTTGACTTAGAAAATGCGAAAAGGAAGATGGCCAGTTTGCTTGGTTCTTTTAGGAGAGAGAAATCTAGAGGCaagaagataaataaaaatg ATCCAGCAAGTCCCGTGCAGTACAAATCTGATTGGTTTGCTTTTAAAGCGTTCAGCTTCTTACTGGACCCGGCCCTGTCACCCGTCAAATTAGATTCTGGACCACCTCAACAAGAAATATcgaataattttgaaaattacaaT GAGGATgaagaaaatgaaataatagCATCTCAGTATGAACACAATTACCTCGTACCAGACACAATCGTCTCCGACATTCCGCAAGATATTACCATCGCCTCGTTCCCCAAACCTATATCTATCACGCCCAGAACAAAACGATCCATGTCATCCCACCACGAGAACTCAGAGTGCCCAGCGAAGCGAGACTGCCGAGAACCGCACACGCCAAATGAAAGCGTACGAAAAGATGCGACGGCAAAATTTGCAAAGTATCTAGAAGCTAAGCTAAATCTGTTCAATCCGACTGCCAGTGCGATACTGATCCACAAAATCAATCAGTTGATCTTCGAAGCTGAGATGAGCTCTATATCACAGCCTCATTCTTTCTCCATGGCCAGCGTATCGCCCAAGTCGAATTGGACGCCCAGTCCTCCCCATATTAACCCTCTGGTTCAGATAGAGGTTTCTAGATATGATGATGAAGACGATGAGGATAAGAAAGATGCAATAGTAAACATGccttaa